A single region of the Pontibacter kalidii genome encodes:
- a CDS encoding DEAD/DEAH box helicase, with protein MNKIRFEELPLSPEVQRAIADMGFEEASPIQTQAIPVVLEGKDIIGQAQTGTGKTAAFGIPTIETIDPNDRRVQALILCPTRELAIQVSGEIQKLAKYKPGISVVPIYGGQSYDRQLRALKQGVQIVIGTPGRVMDHINRGTLVLDGVKKIILDEADEMLDMGFREDIEYVLERIPENRQTIFFSATMSKPIMEMTKRYQTDPVLVKVVHQELTVTNIDQAYFEVRNSAKQEVLSRLLDMYNMKSVIIFCNTKRMVDDLVSGLQARGYFSDALHGDLNQNQRTAVMNKFRNGTLEILVATDVAARGLDVENVEAVFNYDLPQDEESYVHRIGRTGRAGKSGKAFSFVGGRSDGYKLKDIMRYTKAKIVLQQVPSLEDVNEIRTNIFFDKVKEVLEKGHLAKHVARIERFVNETEGFTPLDVAAALLKMSLKEQKVKEKGAEAEKGLSAVKEGMDRLFITIGKKDRVHPRDLIDLLAQNSSIPEGRVGDIDLYDKFSFVEVPTEYTAEIVESIGRVEYDGRLVIVEKSQKKGSGPKEGGEDFGFGGGGDRDRDRGGRRGGGGFRGGDRDRGGDRGGYGGDRGGFRDRRSGGGDRDRDGDRRSGGGGGFRKRRF; from the coding sequence ATGAACAAAATCAGATTTGAAGAGCTTCCGCTTTCGCCGGAAGTGCAGCGTGCTATCGCTGACATGGGTTTCGAAGAAGCCTCCCCCATCCAGACACAAGCAATCCCGGTTGTTTTAGAAGGAAAAGACATCATCGGCCAGGCCCAGACAGGCACTGGCAAAACCGCCGCTTTCGGCATCCCAACCATTGAAACAATTGACCCGAACGACAGACGTGTGCAGGCGCTTATTCTTTGCCCTACGCGTGAGCTGGCCATTCAGGTATCCGGTGAGATTCAGAAACTCGCCAAGTATAAGCCAGGCATCAGCGTGGTACCGATCTACGGTGGCCAGAGCTATGACCGCCAGCTGCGCGCCCTCAAGCAGGGGGTTCAGATCGTGATCGGCACACCGGGTCGCGTGATGGACCACATCAACCGCGGCACCCTGGTGCTCGACGGCGTAAAGAAAATCATACTGGACGAAGCGGACGAAATGCTGGACATGGGCTTCCGTGAGGATATCGAGTATGTGCTGGAGCGCATCCCGGAAAATCGCCAGACGATCTTCTTCTCGGCGACCATGTCGAAGCCGATCATGGAGATGACCAAGCGTTACCAGACCGATCCTGTGCTCGTAAAAGTAGTGCACCAGGAGCTGACAGTGACCAACATTGACCAGGCCTATTTTGAGGTGCGTAACAGCGCCAAGCAGGAGGTATTGTCCCGCCTGCTGGACATGTATAACATGAAGTCGGTGATCATCTTCTGTAACACGAAGCGGATGGTAGATGACCTGGTAAGTGGGCTGCAGGCCCGCGGCTACTTCTCCGATGCCCTGCACGGTGACCTGAACCAGAACCAGCGCACGGCCGTGATGAACAAGTTCCGTAACGGTACGCTGGAGATACTGGTGGCTACAGACGTGGCTGCCCGTGGACTGGACGTGGAGAATGTGGAGGCTGTGTTTAATTACGACCTGCCGCAGGACGAAGAATCGTACGTACACCGTATTGGCCGTACCGGCCGCGCCGGCAAGTCTGGCAAGGCTTTCTCCTTTGTGGGTGGCCGCTCAGACGGGTACAAGCTGAAGGACATCATGCGCTATACCAAGGCCAAGATTGTGCTGCAGCAGGTGCCTAGCCTGGAAGACGTAAACGAGATCCGCACGAATATTTTCTTCGATAAAGTGAAGGAAGTGCTCGAAAAAGGCCACCTGGCCAAGCACGTGGCGCGCATTGAGCGTTTCGTGAATGAAACGGAAGGCTTTACGCCGCTTGATGTGGCTGCAGCGCTCCTGAAAATGAGCCTGAAAGAGCAGAAGGTGAAAGAGAAGGGCGCCGAGGCCGAAAAAGGCCTGAGCGCAGTAAAAGAAGGGATGGACCGCCTGTTTATCACTATCGGTAAGAAAGACCGCGTGCACCCACGCGACCTGATCGACCTGCTGGCGCAGAACTCGAGCATCCCGGAAGGACGCGTAGGCGATATCGATCTGTATGACAAGTTCAGCTTTGTAGAAGTGCCAACCGAGTATACCGCAGAAATTGTGGAGAGCATCGGACGCGTGGAATATGATGGCCGTTTGGTAATCGTGGAGAAGTCGCAGAAGAAAGGCTCCGGCCCGAAAGAAGGCGGTGAAGACTTTGGCTTTGGTGGCGGCGGCGACCGTGACCGGGACAGAGGCGGCCGTAGAGGTGGCGGCGGATTCCGTGGCGGCGATCGTGACCGAGGTGGAGACCGCGGAGGTTACGGTGGTGATCGCGGTGGTTTCAGAGATCGTCGTAGCGGCGGTGGAGACCGTGACCGTGACGGTGATAGAAGAAGCGGCGGCGGTGGCGGATTCCGTAAAAGAAGATTTTAA
- a CDS encoding UvrD-helicase domain-containing protein, translated as MPSVFKIYSSSAGSGKTYNLTKEYLKLALHTADPDYYRGILAITFTNDAAAEMKERILAALRNFNDGGLSEREQEKSENLLRQITEELQEEYPEEQFDLEEVRRRAALLFRQILYNYSDFSVSTIDSFVNKIVQAFTRELNIPQNFEVDLDSNTLLSTAVSLLLDKVTDSKEDLLSQTLEQYALEKAREGKSWTLLPDDLMDFARNLLNEQVYEAITDLQQLSLEDFKEVREQLYLVQQQVAETVQEAAQQALQLFEKADVSPTDLYQGNRGIWSYFNTWLKAVDLNYGNNYARQTIEDDKWYAGKASAYAKAQIESIKQPLTDLYFHIESIKAQYAATFTLVQQVVPHLYKVSLLNELEKCLQEIKLDKNTVHISEFNKRIIDIVLKEPVPFIYERLGEKYRHILIDEFQDTSVLQWNNLLPLVDNALASGHFSMVVGDAKQAIYRWRGGEMEQILHLYKNNTRQLYENRRHGPLIRERYESVDQALEPRNLSVNYRSRSEIIGFNNELFTFISQGHQEFGMFTSIYDKDFTQQVPTSDKSGGHIQVMFTHDDDLNYTYDLNSCGRTEKYYDGYKHKELLTYDESTLNMVLQLVQQAMAEGYTLRDMAILCRTNSKSKLIANFLKERKYDIISQDSLSLQFAEVINLIIAMFRVFNRPNDSLAKSEALYLVCKVSLGVIPDVEMTKTVADIANDKDNQSFFDQLRVFGFDVQERETGNLSIYELTEKLIRIFDLLGKNNESEYLFRFLDLVLEYSLKHSNNLNNFLAYWDVQKEKLSINTPKDRNAITITSIHKSKGLAYPIVIIPFADWSTEPKRGSLMWSHLPDEVSVTGKLRSVAVNISSKLENTILTKQYSTEIEKTFIENLNMLYVALTRPIDRLYLIGNAKDLLEERKAPKLDGQARNVSHLLYRFLVHKELWEFGKLCYQLSQGKPQRIQHRQGDEKSYFLDHLTSADWEQRLKIKQHANNVFDFETQTVQRQQNRKLHYALARIAFAPELDKVLRQMVYEGIISEREKPELKQKLTQVLNHPKLSRYFTHQVVVEHEKEVLDARAYLYKPDRIVFDGEAVVLIEFKTPPPEPEHKYKLDHYAVRFRQLGYQQVKCVLYYFETEQVLEWQYGGKKAEQLGLF; from the coding sequence ATGCCATCCGTTTTTAAGATATACTCCTCCTCTGCCGGCTCCGGCAAAACCTATAACCTGACGAAGGAATACTTAAAACTGGCCCTGCATACGGCCGATCCGGATTATTACCGCGGCATACTGGCCATCACCTTTACCAACGACGCCGCCGCCGAGATGAAGGAGCGTATTCTGGCCGCCCTCCGCAACTTTAACGACGGAGGGCTTTCTGAGCGAGAGCAGGAAAAAAGTGAGAACCTGCTGCGCCAGATCACGGAAGAACTACAGGAGGAGTACCCGGAGGAGCAGTTTGACCTGGAGGAGGTACGCCGACGCGCTGCCCTGCTTTTCCGCCAGATACTCTACAACTACTCCGACTTCAGTGTGAGCACCATTGACAGCTTCGTAAACAAGATCGTGCAGGCTTTTACACGTGAGCTGAACATTCCGCAGAATTTTGAGGTGGACCTGGACTCGAACACCCTGCTGAGCACAGCCGTGTCGCTGCTGCTGGACAAGGTGACCGACTCGAAGGAAGATTTGCTCTCGCAGACACTGGAGCAGTACGCGCTGGAGAAAGCCCGCGAAGGCAAAAGCTGGACCCTGCTGCCCGACGATCTGATGGACTTTGCCCGCAACCTCTTGAACGAGCAGGTGTATGAGGCCATTACCGATCTGCAGCAGCTTAGCCTGGAGGACTTTAAGGAAGTGCGCGAGCAGTTATACCTCGTGCAGCAGCAGGTGGCGGAAACGGTGCAGGAGGCGGCGCAGCAGGCCCTGCAGCTATTCGAAAAAGCCGACGTCTCCCCTACCGATCTCTACCAGGGTAACCGGGGCATCTGGTCGTACTTTAACACCTGGCTAAAAGCAGTAGACCTGAACTATGGCAACAACTATGCACGCCAGACGATTGAGGACGACAAGTGGTACGCCGGCAAAGCTTCCGCTTACGCCAAAGCACAAATCGAAAGTATAAAGCAGCCGCTCACCGATTTATACTTCCACATCGAAAGTATAAAGGCCCAGTATGCCGCCACCTTTACGCTGGTGCAGCAGGTGGTGCCGCACCTGTATAAAGTATCCTTGCTGAACGAGCTGGAGAAGTGCCTGCAGGAGATAAAGTTGGACAAGAACACAGTGCACATCTCCGAGTTTAACAAACGTATCATCGACATTGTGCTCAAAGAGCCGGTGCCCTTTATTTATGAACGCCTGGGCGAGAAGTACCGGCACATCCTGATCGATGAGTTTCAGGACACCTCGGTGCTGCAGTGGAACAACCTGCTGCCGCTGGTAGACAACGCCCTGGCCTCGGGCCATTTCAGCATGGTGGTGGGCGACGCCAAGCAGGCCATTTACCGCTGGCGCGGCGGTGAGATGGAGCAGATTCTGCATCTCTATAAAAATAACACGCGCCAGCTCTACGAGAACCGCCGCCACGGTCCGCTCATCCGCGAGCGCTATGAATCGGTGGACCAGGCGCTGGAGCCGCGGAACTTGAGCGTAAACTACCGCAGCCGCTCCGAGATCATCGGCTTCAACAACGAGCTTTTTACTTTCATCAGCCAGGGGCACCAGGAGTTTGGCATGTTCACGTCCATCTACGACAAAGACTTTACGCAACAGGTACCCACGAGCGACAAGAGCGGCGGCCATATCCAGGTCATGTTCACCCATGATGATGACCTGAACTATACCTATGACCTGAACAGCTGCGGCCGCACCGAGAAGTACTACGACGGTTATAAGCACAAAGAACTGCTGACCTATGATGAGAGTACGCTGAACATGGTGCTGCAGCTGGTGCAGCAGGCCATGGCCGAAGGTTATACCTTGAGAGACATGGCCATCCTTTGCCGCACCAACAGCAAGAGTAAGCTGATTGCTAATTTCCTGAAGGAGCGCAAGTATGACATCATTTCCCAGGACTCGCTTTCGCTGCAGTTTGCCGAGGTCATCAACCTGATCATCGCCATGTTCCGGGTCTTCAACCGGCCCAACGATTCACTGGCTAAGTCAGAGGCCCTGTACCTGGTCTGCAAAGTATCGCTGGGTGTTATTCCGGATGTGGAGATGACCAAGACCGTTGCCGACATTGCCAATGACAAGGATAACCAGTCTTTCTTTGATCAGCTGCGCGTGTTCGGGTTTGATGTGCAGGAGCGCGAGACCGGCAACCTTTCTATCTATGAGCTTACGGAAAAACTGATCCGCATTTTTGATCTGCTGGGCAAGAACAACGAGAGCGAGTACCTCTTCCGCTTCCTGGACCTGGTACTGGAGTATAGCCTCAAGCACAGCAATAACCTCAATAACTTTCTGGCTTACTGGGACGTGCAGAAGGAAAAGCTGAGCATCAACACGCCCAAAGACCGCAATGCCATCACCATTACCAGCATCCACAAGTCTAAGGGCCTGGCTTACCCGATCGTGATCATTCCGTTTGCCGACTGGAGCACAGAGCCCAAACGGGGATCGCTGATGTGGAGCCATTTGCCGGATGAGGTGAGTGTAACAGGTAAGTTGCGCAGCGTGGCAGTTAACATAAGTTCTAAACTGGAGAATACGATACTTACAAAACAGTATAGCACCGAGATTGAGAAAACATTCATCGAGAACCTGAACATGCTCTACGTGGCCCTGACGCGCCCCATCGACAGGCTGTACCTAATCGGCAATGCCAAGGACCTGCTGGAGGAGCGCAAGGCACCGAAGCTGGACGGGCAGGCTAGGAACGTAAGCCACTTACTGTACCGCTTCCTGGTGCACAAAGAGCTATGGGAATTCGGAAAGTTATGCTATCAACTCTCGCAGGGCAAACCGCAGCGTATACAGCACCGCCAGGGTGATGAAAAATCATACTTCCTCGACCACCTGACCTCTGCCGACTGGGAGCAGCGTCTGAAGATAAAACAGCACGCCAACAACGTGTTCGATTTTGAGACGCAGACCGTGCAGCGCCAGCAGAACCGCAAACTGCACTACGCCCTGGCCCGCATCGCCTTTGCACCCGAGTTGGACAAGGTGCTGCGGCAAATGGTGTACGAAGGCATCATCAGCGAGCGCGAGAAGCCGGAGCTAAAGCAGAAACTGACGCAGGTGCTAAACCACCCGAAGCTGAGCCGGTACTTTACCCACCAGGTGGTGGTGGAGCATGAGAAAGAGGTGCTGGACGCCCGCGCCTACCTCTACAAACCTGACCGCATCGTTTTCGACGGCGAGGCCGTGGTATTGATTGAGTTTAAAACGCCACCGCCAGAGCCGGAGCACAAGTATAAACTGGATCATTACGCCGTGCGCTTCCGCCAGTTGGGGTATCAACAGGTAAAATGCGTACTTTATTACTTCGAAACCGAGCAGGTGTTGGAGTGGCAGTACGGCGGCAAAAAGGCAGAGCAACTGGGGTTGTTTTAA